One stretch of Burkholderia pyrrocinia DNA includes these proteins:
- a CDS encoding pyridoxamine 5'-phosphate oxidase family protein — MKDQTHISPTSRTTIRRLPELANRDRTMLHRIVDDAYVCHIAFSDGHDTHCIPTAHWRRGDDLYIHGSNGSRMVKALSAGAQASVAITLLDGLVLAKSAFSHSMNYRSVVVYGQFDVVDGGAEKLAALDAFMDKIAAGRKHEARPGNSKELNATSVLRISLAEAAVKVSDSLPSDKEEDLALAVWAGILPLKTTRGTPVHADESGSVPVPDYVRNWAD, encoded by the coding sequence ATGAAAGACCAGACCCACATCTCTCCTACATCCCGTACCACCATTCGCCGCCTGCCAGAACTGGCGAATCGCGATCGCACGATGCTTCACCGCATCGTGGACGATGCGTACGTCTGTCACATCGCGTTCAGCGATGGACACGACACGCACTGCATCCCGACCGCGCACTGGAGAAGGGGCGATGACCTTTATATTCACGGGTCCAACGGGAGCCGGATGGTCAAGGCGTTGTCTGCGGGCGCGCAGGCGTCCGTGGCGATTACGCTGCTGGATGGGCTCGTGCTGGCCAAGTCGGCCTTCAGTCATTCGATGAATTATCGATCGGTGGTGGTCTACGGGCAGTTCGACGTAGTGGACGGCGGCGCGGAAAAACTCGCGGCGCTGGATGCCTTCATGGACAAGATCGCCGCGGGCCGCAAGCATGAAGCGCGACCGGGCAATTCGAAGGAACTCAATGCAACCAGCGTGCTGCGGATTTCCCTTGCGGAAGCGGCCGTGAAAGTCAGCGATTCGCTGCCTTCCGACAAGGAGGAAGATCTCGCGCTCGCCGTGTGGGCGGGAATTCTGCCGCTGAAGACGACGCGTGGCACGCCGGTTCATGCCGACGAAAGCGGCAGCGTGCCCGTGCCGGACTACGTCCGGAACTGGGCCGATTGA
- a CDS encoding S53 family peptidase, giving the protein MNQVADKKQKHIRIVKLACAAAAASFGMATAHAAPAAGWTETRTKGFLPLVQQSEAGVAGAPAASTAAAAAAAIEMAPGESVDIVLGLNLRNEAQLDKYLRDLHTPGSPHYRQFLTPAQFAAQYAPTDQQVASVVAHLRKEGFVNIVVAPNRLLVSASGTAATIKSAFRTTLKRFTRNGRSVYANTDAAQVPNAIGGIVGAVLGLQNVELMHTGAGSKPQGNTSNLTIPAGASAVPHNPTEFSSLYGGDSTPTASQTTVGIISEGDLSQTVSDLNTFAANNGLGTISSSVVQTGPAGSSYTDTSGTVEWNLDSQSIVGAAGGSVKQVVFYAAPSMTLTAITAAYNKVVTDNVAKVINVSLGVCESSANSTGSQATDDTIFKQAVAQGQTFSVSAGDHGAYECASGTPSRSTYTVSEPATSPYVIAVGGTTLFTNTSTNAYNSEIVWNDPSWQPGTVWSTGGGYSKYEAAPSWQSSTLTGSTKRALPDVGFDADLRTGAILVVNGQTSDTLWGSGYLNNEGGTSLAAPIFTGIWARLQSANNNALGFPASSIYKYFPSNAALLHDVTSGNNGSGTYGYKAKAGWDATTGFGSVNISKLNAFIQSTSDFAR; this is encoded by the coding sequence ATGAATCAGGTTGCAGACAAGAAACAAAAGCACATTCGCATCGTCAAGCTCGCATGCGCCGCCGCGGCCGCTTCGTTCGGCATGGCGACCGCCCACGCCGCGCCGGCAGCCGGCTGGACGGAAACGCGCACCAAGGGGTTCCTGCCGCTCGTGCAGCAGAGCGAAGCCGGCGTGGCCGGCGCGCCTGCCGCGAGCACGGCCGCCGCCGCAGCCGCGGCCATCGAAATGGCGCCCGGCGAATCGGTGGACATCGTGCTCGGGCTGAACCTGCGCAACGAGGCGCAACTCGACAAGTACCTGCGCGACCTGCATACGCCCGGCTCGCCGCACTACCGGCAGTTCCTCACGCCCGCGCAGTTCGCCGCGCAATATGCGCCGACCGACCAGCAGGTCGCGTCCGTCGTCGCGCACCTGCGCAAGGAAGGTTTCGTGAACATCGTGGTCGCGCCGAACCGGCTGCTGGTGTCCGCATCCGGCACCGCGGCGACCATCAAGTCGGCGTTCCGCACGACGCTCAAGCGCTTCACGCGCAACGGCCGCAGCGTCTATGCGAATACCGACGCCGCGCAAGTGCCGAACGCGATCGGCGGCATCGTGGGCGCGGTGCTCGGCCTGCAGAACGTCGAGCTGATGCATACCGGCGCGGGCAGCAAGCCGCAAGGCAACACCAGCAACCTGACGATCCCGGCCGGCGCGTCGGCAGTGCCGCACAACCCGACCGAATTCTCGTCGCTCTACGGCGGCGACAGCACGCCGACGGCCTCGCAAACCACGGTCGGCATCATCTCCGAAGGCGACCTGTCGCAGACGGTGAGCGACCTCAATACGTTCGCCGCGAACAACGGCCTCGGCACGATCAGCAGCAGCGTCGTGCAGACGGGCCCGGCCGGCAGTTCGTACACCGATACGTCCGGCACCGTCGAGTGGAACCTCGACAGCCAGTCGATCGTCGGCGCCGCCGGCGGCAGCGTGAAGCAGGTCGTGTTCTACGCGGCGCCGTCGATGACGCTCACAGCGATCACGGCCGCGTACAACAAGGTGGTGACGGACAACGTCGCGAAGGTGATCAACGTGTCGCTCGGCGTGTGCGAATCATCCGCAAACAGCACCGGCTCGCAGGCGACCGACGACACCATCTTCAAGCAGGCGGTCGCTCAAGGGCAAACCTTCTCCGTATCCGCAGGCGACCATGGCGCGTACGAATGCGCGAGCGGCACGCCGTCGCGCTCGACCTACACGGTGAGCGAACCGGCGACGTCGCCGTACGTGATCGCCGTGGGCGGCACGACGCTGTTCACCAACACGTCGACCAACGCGTACAACAGCGAGATCGTCTGGAACGATCCGAGCTGGCAGCCGGGCACCGTGTGGTCGACGGGCGGCGGATACAGCAAGTACGAGGCTGCGCCGTCGTGGCAATCGTCGACCCTCACCGGGTCGACCAAGCGCGCGCTGCCGGACGTCGGCTTCGACGCCGACCTGCGCACCGGCGCGATTCTGGTGGTGAACGGCCAGACGTCCGACACGCTGTGGGGCTCGGGATACCTGAACAACGAAGGCGGCACGAGCCTCGCCGCGCCTATCTTCACGGGCATCTGGGCGCGGCTGCAGTCGGCGAACAACAATGCGCTCGGGTTCCCCGCGTCGAGCATCTACAAGTACTTCCCGTCCAACGCGGCGCTGTTGCACGACGTCACGTCCGGCAACAACGGCAGCGGCACCTACGGCTACAAGGCGAAGGCCGGCTGGGACGCGACGACGGGCTTCGGCAGCGTGAACATCTCGAAGCTGAACGCGTTCATCCAGAGCACGTCGGATTTCGCGCGCTGA
- a CDS encoding histidine kinase: protein MLIAGTGAFFICALREPVALPHDATADATIRNASTCLVLAAALFVGLLAAAFDLLRLIRRTLGSLDSVAESAGRVVIGDFSAHAVSRDGCLTDMSRFIENFNTMTIRLKPLTSFNAATAAAGGGNAMHARLAELETRLEEIRGLATEADASSREALLHCVDGLFRFVDDLRVAEQPEAPAIRALPR, encoded by the coding sequence ATGCTGATCGCCGGCACCGGTGCCTTCTTCATTTGTGCATTGCGCGAGCCGGTTGCGTTGCCGCACGACGCAACGGCCGACGCGACGATCCGCAACGCGTCCACCTGCCTGGTGCTCGCGGCGGCGCTGTTCGTCGGCCTGCTCGCCGCCGCGTTCGACCTGCTCAGGCTGATTCGCCGCACGCTCGGGTCGCTCGACTCGGTGGCGGAAAGCGCCGGCCGCGTCGTGATCGGCGATTTTTCCGCGCATGCGGTTTCCCGCGACGGATGCCTGACCGACATGTCTCGATTCATTGAGAACTTCAATACGATGACCATTCGACTGAAACCCCTGACTTCGTTCAATGCGGCAACCGCGGCCGCCGGTGGCGGCAACGCAATGCACGCACGACTCGCGGAACTCGAAACCCGGCTCGAAGAAATCCGGGGGCTCGCCACCGAAGCGGATGCATCGTCGCGCGAAGCCCTGCTTCACTGTGTCGACGGGCTGTTCCGGTTCGTCGACGACCTTCGGGTCGCCGAGCAACCGGAAGCGCCGGCCATTCGAGCACTTCCTCGATAA